One Sulfurirhabdus autotrophica DNA window includes the following coding sequences:
- the motA gene encoding flagellar motor stator protein MotA, which translates to MFVIIGWVIVIGSVFGGFAMAGGHLAVLFQPLELLMIGGAAAGAFLVGNTLTVVKSTIKTLPTVFKAGKFNKVMYMDLLALLFEILAKVRKEGLMSIERDVESPHESPVFSKYPNISSDHHLIEFITDYLRLMVGGNLNAFEIENLMDQEMETHHKEAEAAIGAVAKLGDGLPAFGIVAAVMGVVHTMESVGIPPAELGILIAHALVGTFLGILLAYGFVGPLASTLEQKMHESSKPFECIKVTLLASLNGYAPQVAIEFGRKVLYSTDRPTFSELEEDVKSRKGK; encoded by the coding sequence CGGGGGGCACCTGGCTGTTTTATTTCAGCCACTGGAGCTTTTAATGATTGGCGGTGCTGCCGCTGGTGCTTTTTTGGTGGGTAATACCCTTACTGTTGTAAAAAGCACTATCAAGACGCTTCCTACCGTATTCAAGGCAGGAAAGTTCAATAAAGTCATGTATATGGACTTACTGGCCCTCCTGTTTGAAATTCTGGCAAAAGTCCGCAAAGAAGGTTTGATGTCCATTGAGAGGGACGTTGAAAGTCCCCATGAGAGTCCTGTTTTTTCCAAATACCCTAATATTAGCTCAGACCATCACCTTATTGAATTCATTACGGATTATTTGCGATTGATGGTGGGGGGAAACCTGAATGCCTTTGAAATTGAAAATTTGATGGATCAGGAAATGGAAACTCACCACAAGGAAGCAGAAGCGGCTATCGGCGCAGTTGCCAAGTTGGGTGATGGTTTGCCGGCATTTGGTATTGTGGCAGCGGTTATGGGAGTGGTTCATACAATGGAGTCGGTGGGAATTCCGCCAGCAGAATTAGGTATTTTGATTGCACATGCTCTCGTAGGTACCTTTCTGGGTATTTTGCTCGCTTATGGCTTTGTTGGCCCACTTGCTTCAACACTTGAACAAAAAATGCATGAATCGTCCAAGCCTTTTGAATGTATCAAAGTAACCTTGCTGGCCAGCTTGAATGGTTATGCTCCACAGGTTGCGATTGAATTCGGGCGTAAAGTTTTGTACTCCACAGACAGGCCTACCTTCAGTGAGTTGGAAGAAGACGTGAAATCGCGTAAAGGTAAATAA
- the motB gene encoding flagellar motor protein MotB: MSDTSQRPIIVKKIKKSAHGHHGGAWKIAYADFVTAMMAFFLLMWLLGSTAKGDLSGIAEYFKTPLKVALAGGSGSGDSSSVIKGGGQDLTRRAGQVKKGEVPQQKRLINLEAAKHEFERMEAAKLEGLKSKLKAAIAANPGLSKYKDQLLIDITSEGLRIQIVDEKNRPMFDSGHAALKPYTRDILHEIGKILNEVPNRVSLSGHTDATVYAGGEAGYSNWELSTERANASRRELIVGGMNENKMLRVVGLASAVLFDKENPENPINRRISIIVLNKKTEEEFAKESGPVQEVKPAEESSEGSDPVQEIKTKPVTEGALSGSQPKH; this comes from the coding sequence ATGAGTGATACATCCCAGCGGCCAATTATTGTAAAAAAAATCAAGAAGAGCGCTCATGGCCACCACGGTGGTGCCTGGAAAATCGCTTATGCTGATTTTGTGACGGCGATGATGGCTTTCTTTTTGCTTATGTGGTTATTGGGCTCGACAGCAAAAGGTGACTTGAGTGGTATCGCTGAGTATTTTAAAACGCCTTTGAAAGTTGCACTTGCTGGAGGTTCTGGTAGCGGTGATAGCTCAAGCGTTATAAAAGGTGGTGGGCAGGATCTGACACGCAGGGCTGGCCAGGTTAAAAAAGGCGAAGTACCCCAGCAAAAAAGATTGATCAACCTGGAAGCTGCGAAGCATGAGTTTGAGCGGATGGAAGCGGCTAAACTGGAAGGCTTGAAAAGTAAGCTGAAAGCAGCGATTGCAGCAAACCCTGGTTTGAGTAAATATAAGGACCAACTGCTGATTGATATTACCAGCGAAGGTTTGCGTATCCAGATTGTTGACGAAAAAAATCGGCCGATGTTTGATAGTGGGCATGCAGCCCTGAAGCCATATACACGTGATATTTTGCATGAAATTGGAAAAATTCTGAATGAAGTGCCTAATCGAGTCAGTCTTTCTGGGCATACTGATGCTACGGTTTATGCAGGAGGGGAAGCGGGCTATAGCAACTGGGAGCTTTCTACCGAAAGGGCCAATGCTTCCCGAAGGGAGTTGATTGTTGGCGGTATGAATGAAAATAAAATGTTGCGTGTGGTGGGGCTGGCATCAGCAGTATTATTTGATAAAGAAAACCCGGAAAATCCTATTAACAGGCGAATAAGTATCATCGTCTTGAACAAGAAAACAGAAGAAGAATTTGCTAAAGAAAGCGGTCCCGTCCAAGAGGTGAAGCCGGCAGAAGAGTCAAGTGAGGGAAGCGATCCTGTGCAGGAGATCAAAACCAAACCAGTTACTGAAGGGGCGCTGAGTGGAAGTCAGCCCAAGCACTAG
- a CDS encoding class I SAM-dependent methyltransferase: MEVSPSTSKFESNVTMLLIARIRKLPPAILALFIQLIAFCSLFLVIPVFHQVVAVDFSPMQLAVIQGVLAVAFSLAIRFATWWYVIQFLFAPTLISAQYLHIPSGWFLLAFLSLAMIYWNTFRTQVPLYLSSRKAWVAISELLPAEPGFSFIDLGSGLGGLLAYLSKVRPGGKYHGIESAPLPFIFSWLKANYKGSAFQVAWGDFWKLDFANYDVVYAYLSPVPMVELWQKARSEMRPGSLFISNTFVVPGVNPTQVVPLNDLNDSTLYIWKM; the protein is encoded by the coding sequence GTGGAAGTCAGCCCAAGCACTAGCAAATTTGAATCTAACGTTACTATGCTTTTAATAGCGCGCATTCGTAAATTGCCACCTGCAATTCTTGCATTATTTATACAACTAATTGCTTTCTGTAGTTTGTTTCTGGTTATACCTGTTTTCCATCAAGTTGTTGCAGTAGATTTCTCACCCATGCAACTGGCAGTCATTCAAGGGGTGCTAGCCGTTGCATTCAGTCTGGCTATTCGATTTGCAACCTGGTGGTACGTTATTCAATTCCTGTTTGCTCCAACATTAATTAGTGCACAGTATCTGCATATTCCTTCTGGCTGGTTCCTGCTGGCATTTTTGTCGCTGGCAATGATTTACTGGAACACTTTCAGAACTCAAGTGCCACTTTATCTTTCCAGTCGCAAAGCATGGGTGGCGATCAGCGAATTGTTGCCGGCAGAACCCGGTTTCTCTTTTATAGATCTGGGCTCGGGACTAGGCGGGTTACTGGCGTACCTGAGTAAGGTAAGGCCTGGTGGAAAATATCATGGTATTGAGTCTGCTCCTTTGCCATTTATCTTTAGCTGGTTGAAAGCGAATTATAAGGGAAGCGCCTTCCAAGTTGCCTGGGGTGATTTCTGGAAGCTTGATTTTGCTAATTATGATGTGGTTTATGCCTATCTATCACCTGTCCCTATGGTGGAATTGTGGCAAAAGGCACGCTCTGAAATGCGCCCAGGTTCACTTTTTATCAGTAATACTTTTGTTGTTCCGGGGGTTAATCCAACTCAAGTTGTGCCATTGAATGATTTAAATGACTCAACGCTTTATATTTGGAAAATGTGA
- a CDS encoding HDOD domain-containing protein, protein MEKSIDNWVDEFRNKEIPVLRKTAKEFQRMSSNTRDLTPSRIAAVVYRDPLMTLRILRFINGMHRGRLAGEVTTIEHAIMMLGIDPFFKQFSQLTFIDDHLGYSRYAFVGLMRVISRAHHAAYQAWDWAVLRNDVKAEEVYTGTLVQSLGEQMFWCFAPEVHLDIVKSMRQDKLPFIETQKALLGFEFSQFQMALARAWNLPELYIDFMDPENSERPRVIDIRLADSIARRSDRGWYQEALWQDMKDVALLLRMEEEPIIARIHQNAIIAARQWELYGVTPAAAWLPLLPGTWPEDEIPDEIVPTAIESDEEALCFMPQPAVMKHVMQEIGSHLDGTFNLQQLMALVLKGMHDGIGLNRVVFALMTPDRKSVKAKFVLGAEANSPLRQFEYSLSTPHLFTRLMSKQQGLWFNASNKEKFAPLLPAEIIKIIGEGEFFAMAVHIHDKPVGMFYADRKHGDCELDAHSYEEFKALCLRASEGLAHLAKK, encoded by the coding sequence ATGGAAAAGAGCATCGATAACTGGGTTGATGAGTTCAGGAACAAAGAGATTCCGGTGTTAAGGAAAACTGCAAAGGAATTTCAACGCATGTCTTCCAACACCAGAGATTTAACCCCCTCACGTATTGCAGCTGTGGTGTATCGAGACCCGTTAATGACACTCAGGATTTTAAGGTTTATTAACGGGATGCACCGTGGCCGGCTGGCAGGGGAAGTGACAACGATTGAGCATGCCATCATGATGCTTGGTATAGACCCATTTTTTAAGCAGTTCAGTCAGTTGACTTTTATTGATGACCATCTTGGGTACAGTCGTTATGCTTTTGTTGGGTTGATGCGTGTTATTAGCCGTGCTCACCATGCGGCTTATCAGGCATGGGACTGGGCGGTTTTGCGTAACGATGTGAAGGCTGAAGAAGTTTATACCGGAACATTGGTTCAGTCTCTTGGTGAGCAAATGTTCTGGTGTTTTGCACCTGAAGTGCATCTGGATATTGTAAAGTCCATGCGACAAGATAAATTGCCGTTTATAGAAACGCAAAAAGCGCTGCTGGGTTTTGAATTTTCACAATTTCAGATGGCTCTCGCTAGAGCGTGGAATTTGCCGGAGTTATATATCGATTTCATGGACCCGGAGAATAGTGAACGACCACGAGTGATTGATATTCGACTCGCCGATTCCATTGCCAGACGTTCAGACAGAGGGTGGTATCAGGAGGCCTTGTGGCAAGACATGAAGGATGTTGCCCTCTTGTTGCGAATGGAAGAAGAACCCATTATTGCCAGAATTCATCAGAATGCCATTATTGCTGCAAGACAATGGGAGTTGTATGGTGTAACGCCTGCCGCTGCCTGGTTACCTTTGCTGCCAGGAACATGGCCGGAAGATGAAATTCCGGATGAGATCGTGCCTACTGCTATTGAATCTGATGAGGAAGCGCTATGCTTTATGCCGCAGCCTGCAGTGATGAAGCATGTCATGCAGGAAATTGGTTCGCATCTCGATGGAACCTTTAATTTGCAGCAACTCATGGCATTGGTTTTGAAGGGTATGCATGATGGCATTGGATTAAATCGGGTTGTTTTTGCGCTGATGACTCCGGATCGAAAAAGTGTTAAGGCTAAATTTGTGTTGGGTGCAGAAGCCAATTCTCCTTTACGTCAGTTTGAATATTCGTTAAGTACGCCCCATTTATTTACTCGTTTGATGAGCAAACAGCAAGGCCTATGGTTTAATGCTTCAAACAAGGAAAAGTTTGCCCCGCTATTACCAGCAGAAATAATAAAAATAATAGGAGAGGGAGAATTTTTTGCAATGGCTGTGCATATTCATGATAAGCCAGTAGGGATGTTTTATGCTGACAGAAAACATGGTGATTGCGAATTAGATGCGCATAGTTATGAAGAATTTAAGGCACTTTGTTTGCGTGCCTCTGAAGGTTTAGCTCACCTCGCTAAGAAATAG
- the senB gene encoding selenoneine biosynthesis selenosugar synthase SenB, with protein sequence MKIIIITPTSSRFKNGNHNTAQRWARYLREGGHQVKIQQHWDRNKADMMIALHARRSYDSIKQFSTLYPNSPLIVVLTGTDLYRDIKTDPNSQESMNLATRLLVLQDMGRQELTEIYRIKTDVLYQSAMPLIKKTPPKRRFEVSLIGHLRDEKDPFRSALATLLLPPQSKIHITHIGRAMEETMADEARNLMKYSSRYTWIGEIPHSEVRRKLAHSHLMVITSKMEGGANVICEALMGDIPIISSAVSGNIGMLGEDYAGYFPCGNEKALAELLWRAESDPLFYSLLKTQCAQRKHYVQPEKEKIELLNLVKRISEPIS encoded by the coding sequence ATGAAAATTATTATAATTACACCCACCTCATCGCGTTTTAAAAATGGTAACCACAACACTGCACAACGCTGGGCCAGATATCTTCGAGAAGGTGGTCACCAAGTAAAAATACAGCAACATTGGGACAGAAACAAAGCGGATATGATGATCGCTTTGCATGCGCGACGAAGTTATGATTCCATCAAGCAATTTTCAACACTATATCCAAACTCACCTCTCATTGTCGTACTGACCGGTACAGATTTATACCGCGACATAAAAACGGATCCAAACTCACAGGAATCCATGAATCTCGCTACACGATTACTGGTGTTACAGGATATGGGGCGACAGGAATTAACAGAAATCTACCGTATCAAGACCGACGTTCTGTACCAGTCAGCGATGCCACTCATCAAGAAAACACCGCCGAAAAGACGATTTGAAGTTTCTCTTATAGGTCATCTACGAGATGAAAAAGATCCTTTTCGTAGTGCCTTGGCAACACTGCTGCTTCCTCCCCAATCCAAAATTCATATCACGCATATTGGGCGAGCTATGGAAGAAACCATGGCAGATGAAGCAAGAAACCTTATGAAATACAGCTCCCGTTATACCTGGATAGGTGAAATACCTCATAGTGAGGTGCGCCGTAAACTCGCGCATTCACACTTGATGGTGATCACATCTAAAATGGAAGGAGGGGCAAACGTCATTTGTGAAGCACTGATGGGCGATATTCCGATTATTTCGTCTGCGGTATCGGGTAATATCGGCATGCTAGGCGAGGATTATGCAGGGTATTTTCCATGTGGAAATGAAAAAGCGCTAGCCGAATTGCTTTGGCGTGCAGAATCAGACCCGCTTTTTTATTCCCTCTTAAAAACCCAATGCGCTCAACGCAAGCACTATGTTCAACCAGAAAAAGAAAAAATCGAATTACTAAATCTGGTTAAACGGATCAGTGAGCCTATTTCTTAG